DNA from Longimicrobium sp.:
AACGCCGCCGAGAACTACTTCAACCTGCAGGCGGCCGTGCTCGGCATCGAGTCCGACAACCTGGCGGCGCTCGCGGGGCCTGATGTGGTTTGAGATCGAGTGCTTGTCTCCCGTACTCCCGTACTCCCGTACTCCCGTACTCCCGTACTCCCGTACTCCCGTACTCCCGCACTTCGCACTTCGCACTTCGCACTGCGTTGGGCGTGTCCCTCCGCTGCGCTCCGGGCCGGGCTGCGCGCGCCGTAGGGCACGATACGACTGTGCCCAACGGCGCCGGGCCACCGCCGCCACGATACCCCTGTGGCGGCGGCGTCCCGGCCCTGTCGGGCGCGCATCCCTCACGCAACTGCAGGGGACAGGGAATAGGGTACAGGGAACAGCCAGCACCCGATCCCGACCATCGCACCGGAGGTGTAAAGTCCACCCTCTCCCGAAGTTTAGAGAGGGTTGCCGCTCCAAGGCGGCGGGTGAGGGCCCCCGCCGCCGCGCCGGCGCCCGCCGCTACGAGTGAATGCCCTCCGCCTCCTCCACCGCCATCGCGGCCGCGCGGCCCGGCTCGCCGTCCGCCGCCGCCGGGGCGTGCAGCCGCCACCGGTGCGCGAACACGCTGGCGAAGCTGAAGCCGGCCACCTGCCAGAACCAGACGCTGGTGACCAGGAAGCCGACGCCCAGCGCCAGCAGCCCCAGGAACGAGAGCGCCAGCGCCGCCAGCGCGATCCCCCACGCGCGCCAGTAGTCGCGCCCGCCCTGCAGCGCCCGCGAGAGGGCGCGCGCCGGGTTGTAGATCTCCCGCACGTCGAACTCGCGGCAGTAGTGCGTCATGTAGCCGGGGATCGCCAGCGTGGCGAGCACCGCCAGCACCCCCGCGGCCGCGCCCAGCGGCACCGAGCCCAGGCGCCAAGCCGCGTACCCGATCGCCCCCGCCGGCGCGTAGTAGTAGAGCATCCCCCCGAAGGTGACCAGCCCGTGCCGCAGCAGCCGTCCGTAGCCGCGCCAGGCGGGCCAGGGCGGCTCGCCGTGCAGCATGCGGTGCACGAACGCGACGCGGTGCCCCATGTTGAGCAGCCACCCCACGCCAGGGAGCGCCACCAGCAGGAACGCCCCCCACAGCACCTCGCGCCGCCCCTCCCGCGACTGGAGCGGAAAGCGGAACGAGGTGCCGGGCGAGAGCGGCGTGCGGAGGTCGATCATTCCGAGGAGGTCCTGATGAGGAAGGCCAAGGGTGTCATCCCGAGGAGCCGCCGCGCGGGATCTGTCGAGTGGGCGGAAGATTGGCGGCGACGAAGGATCTGCGGGTCGGGTTCGAGCGTGAGCCTGGCTGACGTGCGGTCCCCATCCGCAGATCCTTCGGGCGCGCAACCTCCCGCGCGGACCGTGAGTTCCGCGCGTGCGCCCTCAGGATGACAGCGCTTCGCTGGGTGAAGACCTGTCGGCGAGCGCGGATCAGAGCACGGGCGTCCCCGTCGGCCGCAGGCGCTGCACCACGCTCGCCAGCGCCAGCGCCCGCTCCTCCCCCCGCGGCGGGGCGACCAGCTGCAGCCCCGCCGGCAGGCCGGACGAGTCGAGCCCCGCGGGGACGGAGGCGACCGGGAGGCCGGTGAGGCTCAGCACGAAGGTCGGCGCGATCCAGTCCACGTACGTCTCCATCTCGCGCCCGCCGACGGTGCGCGGGAAGTTCTCCTCCACGGGGAAGGGGGGGACGGCCATGGTGGGCGTCAGCAGCAGGTCGTAGCGCCCGAAGAAGTCGCGGAACGTCTCCCAGATGCGCCGCCGCGCCTGCTCGGCCGCGCCGATCTGCTCCGTGGTGGTCGCCAGGCCGGCGCGCAGGTTGTTGGCCACGTTCACGCCGAAGCGCTCCAGCTTGTCCAGGTGCGGGTGGAGCATGGAGACGAACCACAGCCCCCGGAGCGCCAGGAACGCCTTCCGCCCGTACGACAGGTCCAGCGCCACCTCCTCCACCGCCGCCCCCGCCGACTCGAGCGCCAGCGCGGCCTCGCGGCAGACGCGCTCCACGTCGGCGTCGATCCCGATCCCCGCGATGTCCGGGCAGTACGCCAGCCGGAGGCCCCGCGCGTCCGCCTCCCGCACCGCCGCGGCGAAGTCCCGCCCGTCCACCGGCTGCGCCAGGGGAGAGCGGTCGCCGGGGCCCGCGAGCGCCTGGAGCGCCAGGGCCACGTCCTCCGCGGTGCGCCCCATCGCCCCGGTCACCTGCAGGGTGTCCCACAGGTAGTCGCTCGGCCAGGTGGGGACGAGGCCGACCGAGGGGCGCAGGCCCACCACGCCGCAGAACGAGGCGGGGATGCGCAGGCTGCCGCCCAGGTCGGTCCCCTGCGCCAGCGCGATCATCCCCGTCACCAGCCCCGCCGCGCCGCCGCCGGTGGAGCCGCCCGCGCTCCGCTCCGGGTTCCACGGGTTGCGCGTACGGCCGAAGACGTCGTTCCAGGTGTTGCCCCCCGCCGCGAACTCGGGCGTGTTCGTCTTCCCCAGCACCACCGCGCCCGCCCGGCGGAAGCGGCTCACCACCAGCGCGTCCTCCGCCGGCACGTGGTCGGCGAAGAGCGGCGAGCCATAGGTGGTGCGGACGCCCGCCACCTCCGTCACGTCCTTGATCCCCACCGGCAGCCCGGCGAGCGGCCCGGGGTCCTCGCCGCGCGCGATCCGCCGCTCCAGCTCCCGCGCCTCGTCGCGCGCGCGGTCGTTCAGCGTGACCACGGCGTTGATCTGGGGGTTCAGCCGCTCCACGCGCTCCAGGCAGGCGTCCAGCACCTCCACCGGCGAGAGCTCGCGGGCGCGGACGCGGCGCGCCAGCTCGTGCGCGGGGAGAAGGGCGATCGAATCGTCGGGCATCGGGCTCTCAGGAAGGTGATCGGCAGATCTGGCGGGAGCGCTCGCGGGCGTAGTCCCACGCGGAGAAGCGGCGCGGCTCGCCGGAGGGGACGACGTACGCGTCCTCGCCGAACAGCGTGTACAGACGGAAGAGGTGCTCGGCGTCCATCGGCGGCGCGTGCAGCTCCCGGAGCGAGCGCTCCACGACGTCCCGGGCGGCGGCGACCGCCTCGTCCCACGCCGGGAAGTCGCCGAGCCTGCGCTCCGCGCTCCGGTCCATGTAGGCCGAGTTCTCGGCGACGAACACCGTGTACATCGGGACCGCCGCGCGCTGCGTGGAACCTCGTCCCGTGCGGGACCAACCCTCGCCTATATCTCCCGGTCTAAGCCCCCGCACGTGGACGGTCCACCTCCACCCGGGGAGCATGAGCATGGGGCGGAACCAGCGCGGCGACAAGTCCGGCGCGTGGCGATGGGCGCTGCGGGGAGGGGCGGCGGCGGCCGCCGCGCTGCTCGTCGCGGCG
Protein-coding regions in this window:
- a CDS encoding DUF4013 domain-containing protein; the protein is MIDLRTPLSPGTSFRFPLQSREGRREVLWGAFLLVALPGVGWLLNMGHRVAFVHRMLHGEPPWPAWRGYGRLLRHGLVTFGGMLYYYAPAGAIGYAAWRLGSVPLGAAAGVLAVLATLAIPGYMTHYCREFDVREIYNPARALSRALQGGRDYWRAWGIALAALALSFLGLLALGVGFLVTSVWFWQVAGFSFASVFAHRWRLHAPAAADGEPGRAAAMAVEEAEGIHS
- a CDS encoding amidase family protein; translated protein: MPDDSIALLPAHELARRVRARELSPVEVLDACLERVERLNPQINAVVTLNDRARDEARELERRIARGEDPGPLAGLPVGIKDVTEVAGVRTTYGSPLFADHVPAEDALVVSRFRRAGAVVLGKTNTPEFAAGGNTWNDVFGRTRNPWNPERSAGGSTGGGAAGLVTGMIALAQGTDLGGSLRIPASFCGVVGLRPSVGLVPTWPSDYLWDTLQVTGAMGRTAEDVALALQALAGPGDRSPLAQPVDGRDFAAAVREADARGLRLAYCPDIAGIGIDADVERVCREAALALESAGAAVEEVALDLSYGRKAFLALRGLWFVSMLHPHLDKLERFGVNVANNLRAGLATTTEQIGAAEQARRRIWETFRDFFGRYDLLLTPTMAVPPFPVEENFPRTVGGREMETYVDWIAPTFVLSLTGLPVASVPAGLDSSGLPAGLQLVAPPRGEERALALASVVQRLRPTGTPVL